The window CACATATCCTATGTTCTAGCCTCCTAACACATTAGGCCATCAGAAGGGAGTTGAACCCTATACATTTAAATCCAAACTTGGCATCCAAATGCACCGACCACACGGCAATGTTTCCTACGCCCAGATCCTAATTTCTTACATAAACTAAAAAAAATGTCCACCCGCTTGGACTCGAACCAAGGACCCTCGAGGTATAAGCTCGATGCTCTAACCAACTGAGCTACGGGTGGTTATGTAAACAAGATTATTCTAATTTTAAGGCAGTGTCTATAGGATAATCTCCAACCGAAAACCTTTTGATACTATAAGCTAGGGCCGGCACCCCCAAATTACGGCCGATCTTTTCTGCTAAAACTCGAACATACACACCACTGCTGGCTGACACTTTTATTTTAATAACGGAAAAAACTTGGTCAGATCGATCACTTAGAATTTTATCCCAAACTGATTTTATGTCTGTCTGTCTAAAATCACCTACGACTTTATCAATTCGACTGTTTATCTTTTCCAGTAAATCGGAGCCGTTAATTTCAGTTAAAGAAACAAAATCTAGTCTAGTAATTTCTACTTGTTTAGAGACTAGAGTGTTATCTTCCAGTCTACGCCGGCCCGCAATTTTCGGGGACGAAAATTGCGGGTATTTCTGCTCAAAAATTCCGACCAGCTCAGCCAAAATTTCTCGCACCCGTGATTCCAAGACCACTTCTTCATTAAGTTTATATTCGGTCACCAAACCCATCACATCCCCCGTGTCGGTGCTCACCCCCAACAAAATTTCCGCCTCATATACTTTTGGTAAACCTAAATATCGTTCTCGACTAAAATTAGACTCACCAACTAACACCAACATCACACCCTCGGCCAACGGATCAAGTCGCCCAGCGTAAGATAATTTTTTGTCTTTGTATTCCGAAAACTTCTGACGCAACAGATCGAGAGTTTGCAGTGGCGTCAGACCGGCTGGTTTATACAACGAGAGGACCATCAGGTAAACCTTGCTTTGGCTTAATCCCATGAAGGATTAGGTGCTTTTCAAATTCGGCCCGCTCCATGGTTTCCATTTTGACCAGTTCTTCAGACATTTCGTCCAGAGCCTTACGGTGGTTAGTGATCACTTCATCTGCTCGAATCAAAGCTTCAGTCATAATTTTTGAGACTTCTTTATCAACAATCGTTTGAGTATTTTCTGATACAAACTTATCAGTTGCTATCACTCCACCAGTGATAGTCTTAGAGTCTCCACCCGCCAAATCAATCGGCCCAATCGCATCACTCATACCATAGCGAGTCACCATACTACGAGCCAAGGCAGTAGCTACTTGAATATCATTAGATGCTCCAGTGGTCATATCACCAAAAATCATTCGCTCCACCGCGTAACCACCAAGTGACACGGCAATGTCGTCGAGAAATTCCTTCCGTGAATTTAATTTACGATCTTCAATCGGTAATTTCAAAGTATAACCAGCGGCGTGGCCACGAGAAATGATCGATACTTTATGAACTGGATCGGAATTCGGTAAAACCGAAGCAATCAAAGCATGACCCATTTCGTGGTAAGCGGTAATTCTCTTTTCCACATCAGATAAAATATGACTTTTACGTTCTGGTCCGAGCATCACCTTCTCCACACTACGCAACAGATCATACTGACTAACCTCTTTCCGATCTTCGCGCGCTGTCAAAATAGCGCCTTCATTCATTACATTGGCTAAATCAGCACCCGAGAAACCTGGTGTTCGTTGGGCAATTACTTTCAAATCAACGTCTGGTGCTAGTGGTTTTTTGCGAGCATGAATAGCCATGATTGCTTCTCGATCTTTAATATCTGGTGGGTCAAGTACTACTCGTCGATCAAACCGGCCCGGTCTGAGCAAAGCCGGATCAAGCACATCTGGTCGGTTAGTCGCCGCCATAATAATCAGTTTCTCGTTTGGTTCAAAACCATCCATTTCCACCAAAATCTGGTTTAGAGTTTGCTCGCGTTCATCATTACCACCACCCACTCCTGAGCCCCGGTGACGACCGATTGCGTCTATTTCGTCAATAAAAATAATCGACGGCGCCGCTTTCTTGGCCATTTTAAATAAATCTCGCACTCGGGAAGCGCCCACACCCACAAACATTTCCACAAACTCCGAAGCGGACAAATAAAAGAAAGGTACCTCGGCTTCACCGGCCACCGCTCTCGCTAGCAAAGTCTTGCCAGTTCCTGGTCCGCCAATCATCAATACCCCTTTTGGAATCCGGGCTCCAATATCCAAGAACTTTTTAGGATTTTTAAGAAAATCAACAATTTCCATCAACTCATCTTTGGCCTCTCGAACTCCCGCCACATCTTTAAAGGTCACTTTTTGTTTGGAATCATTTGGATCAATGATTCGCGCTCGCGATTGACCAAATGAGAAAGCTTGCATGGAAGCCCCTTTGACCTGACGACTAATCATCCAGAAAAAGATAATCACAAAAATTATCGGGATTAAGATCGGCAATAAGTTCAACAGCCAGAAACCCCAACCGGAAGGAT is drawn from Candidatus Vogelbacteria bacterium and contains these coding sequences:
- the ftsH gene encoding ATP-dependent zinc metalloprotease FtsH, encoding MFLVGLYSSLAEQKNKVKDVSLSEISQAVLTGQITAIDVNGDQLTATYKDSTQSKSRKEAESSLSETLSLYGVNPEALGKVKVTVDNPSGWGFWLLNLLPILIPIIFVIIFFWMISRQVKGASMQAFSFGQSRARIIDPNDSKQKVTFKDVAGVREAKDELMEIVDFLKNPKKFLDIGARIPKGVLMIGGPGTGKTLLARAVAGEAEVPFFYLSASEFVEMFVGVGASRVRDLFKMAKKAAPSIIFIDEIDAIGRHRGSGVGGGNDEREQTLNQILVEMDGFEPNEKLIIMAATNRPDVLDPALLRPGRFDRRVVLDPPDIKDREAIMAIHARKKPLAPDVDLKVIAQRTPGFSGADLANVMNEGAILTAREDRKEVSQYDLLRSVEKVMLGPERKSHILSDVEKRITAYHEMGHALIASVLPNSDPVHKVSIISRGHAAGYTLKLPIEDRKLNSRKEFLDDIAVSLGGYAVERMIFGDMTTGASNDIQVATALARSMVTRYGMSDAIGPIDLAGGDSKTITGGVIATDKFVSENTQTIVDKEVSKIMTEALIRADEVITNHRKALDEMSEELVKMETMERAEFEKHLILHGIKPKQGLPDGPLVV